The proteins below come from a single Gimesia alba genomic window:
- a CDS encoding sigma-70 family RNA polymerase sigma factor, translated as MLDEHEDQEKFLNRLRQDPEGVLAEEYNQYRDRLWRIVNFRLDRRLLGRVDADDILQEAYLDAATRIEHYLNDPATTFFIWLRTIIGQTLIDVHRRHLGAQKRDVRREVKAKRRVFSASTSFQIADVLLGDMTSPSQAALKEELAAQLHEALESLNEIDREILVLRHFEELSNLEASEVLEIEPKTASMRYFRALTRLRSILVQIPGIIE; from the coding sequence TTGTTGGATGAGCACGAAGATCAAGAAAAGTTTCTGAACCGGTTACGACAGGACCCGGAAGGCGTGCTTGCGGAAGAATATAACCAGTACCGAGACCGTCTGTGGCGAATTGTGAATTTTCGGCTTGATCGGCGACTGCTCGGTCGAGTAGATGCAGATGATATTCTGCAAGAAGCATATCTGGATGCGGCCACGCGGATTGAACATTATCTGAATGACCCGGCGACCACATTTTTCATCTGGCTGCGGACGATCATCGGACAAACTTTGATCGACGTACACCGCCGTCATCTGGGAGCGCAAAAGCGAGATGTCAGACGAGAAGTCAAAGCGAAGCGCAGAGTATTTTCGGCATCGACTTCATTTCAAATCGCCGATGTCTTGCTGGGCGACATGACGTCTCCGAGTCAGGCTGCGCTCAAAGAAGAACTGGCCGCACAATTGCATGAGGCTCTGGAGAGTCTGAATGAAATTGATCGCGAGATTTTGGTGCTGCGTCATTTTGAAGAATTATCAAACCTGGAAGCATCGGAAGTACTTGAAATCGAACCCAAAACAGCAAGTATGCGATATTTTCGAGCCTTAACCAGATTACGCTCCATTCTGGTGCAGATTCCCGGTATTATTGAGTAA
- a CDS encoding serine/threonine-protein kinase, whose amino-acid sequence MLSPDSHHATKNLTPPDPPDLEQIADEFISQIRNGENPEVSEYAKRYSDFASEIAEFFPAIAALEGGKHADQAHGKVSLGASTPQQLGDFKIVREIGRGGMGVVYEAIQESLNRRVALKLLPRHSLMDEKQLRRFRREAELTASLHHTNIVPVFGVGENSGFHYYVMQLIEGVGLDELTQKIVVTAADSDLKQIAAGNNTLTQAGSDTSLSHSDDSQVRQQDESRSFHNIGPEFDKYVGSPQNIAALGIQAANALQYAHDRGILHRDIKPGNLLLDRDGLLCITDFGLARAAEQSDLSKSTDMAGTLGYMAPEMFRGETCRQSDIYGLGITLYELLTKRPAIERTSRHAMIELITRGAIPPLRRINSEIPRDLETIIQKAIAADTKHRYQKASDLADDLNRFLENRPIRARRVTLFEQLWRWSRRNPAIASLSGIAFSLLLLLGISLAVGFENERRERKRAEASSQLATAALDRVFNRFVPSRAQSTESNTSAADYSEPVLSRESADLLAGMIQFYEQLAESTGSQREFQIKAANAQHKVGDIHRRLGDYQSALAAYQKSLEMYNQNSVEADPLTIATLFNEIGRIHWYLNQLTSAKDSYLKAEQLLKQELAKNPDQPALRFELARSYFLMSHKVRPGQVKPHSVPHQAPRFPATEDESEANQALSQKAIDILEPLVNSDHAKPEYRYLLALCLQEQISNQYPQSQADTEKQARVLQILENLVREYPHVADYRQAVVKSYERIELRNATPRDIEETIAKRLQNAIQHASRLVSDYPTIPEYKISLIHAHNKLAHAMDILTDGSPDSDKVRLRHDTGERSLRTAIRLQRELANQFPEVPEHQTWLARFEIMLANILERKGSEAEAIPLMENAIKILETEQKTQPDSADIYEDLLNATEKLSELYQYSGDELNSILLWDKYNQYEAQFKSKFPEAVRHRPKQNRRPQRGDGPPRPRDNRQPPRPRDRNGPPFRR is encoded by the coding sequence ATGTTATCTCCCGACTCACATCACGCAACTAAGAATCTGACGCCTCCGGATCCGCCCGACCTGGAGCAAATCGCTGATGAATTCATCAGTCAGATTCGTAACGGCGAGAACCCTGAGGTTTCTGAATACGCGAAACGCTACTCTGATTTTGCCAGTGAGATTGCAGAGTTCTTTCCTGCCATTGCTGCTTTGGAAGGTGGAAAACATGCCGACCAGGCCCATGGTAAAGTCTCCTTAGGCGCCAGTACACCACAACAACTGGGTGACTTTAAAATCGTCCGAGAAATTGGGCGAGGTGGCATGGGTGTGGTCTATGAAGCTATCCAGGAATCACTCAATCGGCGCGTCGCGTTAAAACTGTTGCCGCGTCATTCGCTAATGGATGAAAAACAACTGAGGCGATTTCGCCGGGAAGCCGAATTAACGGCTTCGCTGCATCACACCAACATCGTACCGGTCTTCGGTGTCGGCGAGAACAGCGGTTTTCACTACTATGTGATGCAATTGATCGAAGGCGTTGGTCTGGATGAACTGACGCAGAAAATCGTGGTGACTGCTGCCGACAGCGATTTGAAACAGATCGCAGCAGGAAACAATACTCTGACGCAGGCGGGCAGTGACACCTCGCTCTCTCACAGTGATGACTCGCAAGTCAGACAGCAGGACGAATCGAGGTCTTTCCACAACATCGGTCCTGAATTTGATAAGTATGTCGGCTCTCCTCAAAATATTGCAGCGCTCGGCATTCAGGCCGCGAACGCGTTACAATATGCACATGATCGCGGTATTTTACATCGTGACATCAAGCCTGGAAATTTACTTTTAGACCGGGATGGTCTGCTCTGCATCACGGACTTTGGACTGGCACGTGCGGCTGAACAGAGCGATCTGAGTAAATCCACCGACATGGCGGGCACACTCGGTTATATGGCGCCCGAAATGTTTCGAGGAGAAACCTGCCGCCAGAGTGATATCTATGGTCTCGGAATTACACTTTACGAACTATTAACCAAACGTCCCGCAATTGAACGCACCAGCCGTCATGCAATGATCGAACTGATCACGCGGGGGGCGATTCCACCGCTCAGGCGGATCAATTCCGAAATTCCCCGCGATCTGGAAACGATCATCCAGAAGGCGATTGCAGCGGATACGAAACATCGTTACCAGAAGGCCAGCGACCTGGCAGATGACCTGAATCGATTTCTCGAGAATCGGCCGATCCGTGCCCGACGCGTGACACTCTTCGAGCAGTTGTGGCGCTGGAGCCGTCGTAACCCGGCGATTGCCAGCTTATCCGGAATTGCATTCAGCCTGCTGCTACTGTTGGGAATCTCGCTGGCAGTCGGATTTGAAAATGAACGACGGGAACGAAAGCGAGCAGAAGCATCATCTCAACTGGCAACTGCAGCCCTGGACCGCGTTTTCAATCGCTTTGTCCCCAGCCGCGCCCAGTCAACAGAAAGCAACACATCGGCAGCCGACTATTCAGAACCGGTTTTGTCCCGGGAATCAGCTGATTTACTGGCAGGAATGATTCAGTTCTATGAACAATTGGCAGAATCAACAGGATCACAACGCGAATTTCAAATCAAAGCGGCCAATGCACAGCACAAGGTTGGTGACATTCATCGCCGACTGGGAGATTATCAATCAGCACTTGCCGCGTATCAAAAATCGCTCGAAATGTACAATCAAAACTCGGTTGAAGCAGATCCTCTCACGATCGCCACACTCTTCAATGAAATCGGTCGAATTCACTGGTACCTGAATCAACTGACGTCTGCCAAGGATTCCTACCTGAAAGCGGAGCAGTTGCTGAAACAGGAACTCGCGAAAAACCCGGATCAACCTGCGCTCCGTTTTGAACTGGCACGTTCCTATTTTCTGATGTCACATAAAGTACGTCCCGGTCAAGTGAAACCACACTCTGTTCCTCATCAGGCGCCTCGCTTCCCTGCAACGGAAGACGAATCAGAGGCGAATCAGGCTCTCTCGCAGAAGGCCATTGATATTCTGGAGCCGTTAGTGAATTCCGATCATGCGAAGCCGGAATATCGCTACTTACTGGCCCTCTGTCTGCAGGAACAAATCTCAAATCAATATCCGCAATCTCAGGCGGATACAGAAAAACAAGCGCGTGTGCTTCAAATTCTGGAGAACCTGGTTCGGGAATATCCGCATGTTGCCGACTATCGACAGGCTGTGGTGAAATCCTATGAGCGAATCGAGCTTCGCAATGCAACCCCCAGGGACATTGAAGAGACCATTGCGAAACGTCTGCAAAACGCGATTCAGCATGCCAGCCGCCTGGTTTCCGATTATCCAACGATCCCGGAATACAAAATCTCGCTGATCCATGCCCATAATAAACTGGCGCATGCAATGGATATTTTGACTGATGGAAGTCCGGATTCAGACAAAGTACGACTTCGCCATGATACAGGCGAACGCTCCTTGAGAACAGCTATCAGATTACAGAGAGAACTCGCGAACCAATTTCCGGAAGTGCCAGAACATCAAACCTGGCTAGCCAGGTTTGAAATCATGCTGGCAAATATTCTGGAAAGAAAAGGAAGTGAAGCCGAAGCAATTCCACTCATGGAAAATGCCATCAAGATCCTGGAAACAGAACAGAAAACACAACCGGATTCTGCTGACATCTATGAGGATCTGTTGAATGCCACAGAGAAGCTTTCTGAGCTTTATCAATATTCAGGAGATGAACTGAATAGCATCCTGCTGTGGGATAAATACAATCAATATGAAGCGCAATTTAAATCCAAATTCCCAGAGGCAGTACGTCACAGGCCTAAACAAAATCGACGGCCCCAACGGGGCGACGGACCACCACGCCCACGAGACAACAGACAGCCACCGCGGCCACGTGACAGGAACGGGCCTCCCTTCCGCAGATGA
- a CDS encoding serine/threonine protein kinase, whose protein sequence is MNSENRTETISAAAVATECITLDVLASQFVDEHRRWLNPSIEAYALTYPEYADEIRESFPVLIAMEQWKGNQEFSSLRRQLPEPDSIKQLGDCRITRELSRNRTSILYEAVQGKWNRRVLVKLLPWKSEMTPRWRERFEREARLVARLRHPNIVSFYKSGEDQGYCFSVTQQVDGVGLDQIIEYFAGESQFSQKNIGKQKHRDQIAAIAHSLQENRWRALTGIALQVADALRYAHSRETLHNDLKPENILIDAAGHVWVNNFSLAQFAEGALKQQPAKTLCYQAPERFQGQNHEQGDIYSLGMVLYELATLSPAFPSSNSSELVEQILNQEPLRPRAQNPSIPVNFESMILNCIAKSQQQRYQSVEALSIDLVRLIHGKSVKRRTSSLGVFNRIRFPFWNHNLSQQSE, encoded by the coding sequence ATGAATTCTGAAAATCGGACAGAGACAATTTCGGCTGCTGCAGTCGCTACCGAGTGCATCACTCTGGATGTGCTGGCGAGTCAGTTTGTTGACGAGCATCGGCGGTGGTTGAACCCCTCGATCGAAGCGTATGCTCTGACCTATCCGGAATACGCTGACGAAATTCGTGAGAGCTTCCCCGTATTGATCGCGATGGAACAGTGGAAGGGGAATCAGGAGTTTTCCAGTTTACGACGGCAGCTGCCTGAACCGGACAGTATCAAACAACTGGGGGATTGCCGCATCACTCGCGAACTCAGCCGCAATCGAACTTCGATTTTATATGAAGCGGTTCAAGGAAAATGGAATCGCCGTGTATTGGTCAAACTACTGCCCTGGAAATCAGAAATGACGCCCCGCTGGCGAGAACGATTCGAGCGTGAAGCACGTCTGGTTGCGCGACTACGTCATCCGAATATCGTGTCGTTTTATAAATCGGGAGAAGATCAGGGATATTGTTTTTCAGTGACGCAACAGGTCGATGGGGTTGGCCTGGATCAAATCATTGAGTACTTCGCAGGTGAGAGTCAGTTTTCTCAAAAGAATATCGGAAAACAGAAACATCGTGATCAGATAGCAGCCATCGCACACAGTTTGCAGGAGAATCGCTGGCGTGCCTTGACTGGTATCGCATTACAGGTAGCGGATGCATTGAGATACGCGCATAGCCGCGAAACGTTACACAATGATCTGAAGCCGGAGAACATCTTAATTGATGCAGCAGGTCATGTCTGGGTCAATAATTTTAGTCTGGCCCAGTTTGCAGAGGGCGCTCTCAAACAGCAGCCGGCAAAGACATTGTGTTATCAGGCGCCCGAACGGTTTCAGGGACAGAATCATGAGCAAGGCGACATTTACTCTCTGGGGATGGTGTTGTATGAACTGGCGACTCTCTCGCCGGCGTTCCCTTCCTCAAATTCAAGTGAGCTCGTCGAGCAGATTTTAAATCAGGAACCGTTAAGACCACGCGCGCAGAATCCGTCGATCCCCGTCAATTTCGAATCCATGATTTTAAATTGCATCGCAAAGTCACAGCAGCAGCGGTATCAATCAGTCGAAGCACTCAGCATTGATCTAGTCCGATTGATTCATGGCAAATCTGTCAAGCGTCGCACAAGCTCTCTCGGTGTTTTCAACAGGATCAGGTTTCCCTTCTGGAACCACAATTTAAGTCAGCAGTCAGAGTAG